From the Sinorhizobium garamanticum genome, one window contains:
- a CDS encoding ABC transporter permease yields MEWFYEFPSMNDDSLRTLKKAIDEGFRTFTRAYGDAIEGFFSPLQHFLIAAERFMTQTPWPIITLIILVIAWGASRSWKIVLGCLVTLLAIGYFDMWDDTMRTISMIFVCTILSIAIGIPTGILMSRSDRLQWLVNPVLDVMQTMPSFVYLIPVVMLLGIGKVPGLIAVVIYAIPPMIRLTDLGIRLVDKDVLEAADAFGSSSWQKLKNVQLPLALPTIMAGINQTIMMALAMVVIASMIGVQGLGQPVLKAIANQYFTLGIFNGLAIVGIAIIFDRVSQAYGQRLQKHREVVHG; encoded by the coding sequence ATGGAATGGTTTTATGAATTCCCGAGCATGAACGACGACTCCCTGCGCACCCTGAAGAAGGCGATCGACGAGGGATTCCGTACATTCACGCGCGCATACGGCGATGCGATCGAGGGCTTCTTCTCGCCCTTGCAGCACTTTCTGATCGCTGCCGAACGCTTCATGACGCAGACGCCCTGGCCGATCATCACCCTGATCATTCTGGTGATCGCCTGGGGGGCAAGCAGAAGCTGGAAGATCGTGCTGGGCTGTCTGGTCACTCTGCTGGCCATCGGCTACTTCGACATGTGGGACGACACGATGCGGACGATCTCGATGATCTTCGTCTGCACCATTCTGTCTATCGCGATCGGTATTCCGACGGGCATCCTGATGTCCCGTTCCGACCGACTGCAGTGGCTGGTGAACCCGGTGCTCGACGTGATGCAGACCATGCCGAGCTTCGTGTATCTGATCCCGGTCGTGATGCTACTTGGCATCGGCAAGGTTCCGGGGCTGATCGCAGTGGTCATCTACGCCATCCCGCCGATGATCCGGCTCACCGATCTGGGCATCCGCCTGGTCGACAAGGACGTTCTCGAGGCAGCCGACGCCTTCGGCTCGTCGAGCTGGCAGAAGCTCAAGAACGTGCAGTTGCCGCTGGCGCTACCGACGATCATGGCCGGCATCAACCAGACCATCATGATGGCGTTGGCCATGGTCGTCATCGCCTCGATGATCGGCGTGCAGGGGCTCGGCCAACCGGTCCTGAAGGCCATCGCCAATCAATATTTCACACTGGGCATTTTCAACGGCCTTGCCATCGTCGGTATCGCCATCATCTTCGATCGGGTCAGCCAGGCGTACGGGCAGAGACTCCAGAAGCACCGGGAGGTCGTCCATGGCTGA
- a CDS encoding ABC transporter substrate-binding protein, translated as MKKLLASTCLVFGLLGGASLSNAAECGNVTIASMNWQSAEVLSNLDKFILNEGYGCSAEITIGDTVPTITSMAEKGQPDIAPEAWIDLLPDVVKKGTDEGRIIKVGSPLPDGGVQGWWIPKYVADAHPDIKTIGDALKHPELFPDQEDAKKGAVFNGPQGWGGTVVTSQLYKAFDAQKAGFTLLDTGSAAGLDGSIAKAYERKEGWLGYYWAPTALLGKYEMVKLDPGVPNDPAEWKRCVTVADCPDPKPSAWPVDTIVTLVAKPFSEQVGPEVMDYLKKRSWSNDTVSKLMAWMTDNQASGEEGAKHFLEENEDVWSKWVSPEAAEKIKAAL; from the coding sequence ATGAAGAAGCTGCTTGCGTCTACATGCCTGGTGTTCGGGCTGCTCGGAGGAGCGTCGCTGTCCAATGCCGCTGAGTGCGGGAACGTCACCATCGCCAGCATGAACTGGCAGAGTGCCGAGGTGCTCTCGAACCTGGATAAGTTCATCCTCAACGAAGGTTATGGTTGCAGCGCCGAAATCACGATCGGCGACACCGTGCCGACGATCACCTCCATGGCGGAAAAGGGTCAGCCCGACATTGCGCCGGAAGCGTGGATCGACCTCCTGCCCGACGTCGTCAAGAAGGGTACGGACGAAGGCCGTATTATTAAGGTCGGCTCTCCCTTGCCGGATGGCGGCGTGCAGGGCTGGTGGATTCCGAAGTACGTTGCTGACGCGCACCCGGACATCAAGACGATTGGCGACGCCCTGAAGCATCCCGAGCTCTTCCCCGATCAGGAGGACGCCAAGAAGGGTGCTGTTTTCAATGGCCCGCAGGGCTGGGGCGGCACGGTCGTCACCTCGCAACTCTACAAGGCGTTCGACGCTCAGAAGGCAGGTTTCACGCTGCTCGACACCGGTTCGGCGGCTGGCCTCGACGGTTCCATCGCGAAGGCCTACGAACGCAAGGAAGGATGGCTTGGTTACTACTGGGCGCCGACTGCGCTCCTCGGAAAGTATGAAATGGTCAAGCTCGACCCAGGCGTGCCGAACGATCCTGCCGAATGGAAGCGATGCGTTACCGTTGCCGACTGCCCCGATCCCAAGCCGAGTGCGTGGCCGGTCGACACAATCGTGACGCTGGTGGCCAAGCCCTTCTCCGAGCAGGTCGGTCCCGAGGTCATGGACTACCTGAAGAAGCGCTCCTGGAGCAACGACACGGTCAGCAAGCTGATGGCCTGGATGACGGACAACCAGGCGAGCGGCGAAGAAGGCGCCAAGCACTTCCTCGAGGAGAACGAGGACGTCTGGTCCAAGTGGGTCTCACCGGAGGCGGCCGAGAAGATCAAGGCGGCGCTCTGA
- a CDS encoding pyrroline-5-carboxylate reductase family protein, translating into MSGSLRIGIVGGGGWLGGSIAASLLNAGLVQPHALSLSYRTEQPNRLNGSFWTTDNQQLADRSDVMIVSVRPADWPPLVIDADGKLVISVVAGVRLGRLAEHHNTKRVIRSLPNAAAEVGKSYTPWIGSADVTDEDRAIVRAIFDACGTQDEVASESDIDYLTGLSGSGPAFPALLATAMMNDAVARGLSPEIAQRAVTAVLIGAGRLLERRDECPTDTVEAFVSYRGTTAAAIEAMRAAGFETAVTAGLVAALKKSVSMGQGS; encoded by the coding sequence ATGAGCGGCTCATTGAGGATCGGCATCGTTGGTGGAGGCGGCTGGCTCGGCGGATCAATTGCCGCTTCACTCCTCAATGCCGGTTTGGTGCAGCCGCATGCTCTTTCCCTCTCTTATCGTACGGAGCAGCCCAACCGCTTAAACGGTTCCTTCTGGACCACCGATAACCAACAGCTAGCCGACCGTTCGGACGTGATGATTGTGTCGGTCCGGCCTGCTGATTGGCCGCCGCTCGTGATCGATGCCGACGGAAAGCTCGTGATATCCGTCGTGGCCGGCGTCCGTTTGGGCCGGTTGGCTGAACACCACAATACGAAGAGGGTCATCCGCAGCTTGCCCAACGCGGCCGCTGAGGTCGGCAAGTCCTATACGCCCTGGATCGGCTCGGCAGATGTGACCGATGAGGACCGCGCCATCGTCCGCGCAATCTTCGATGCCTGCGGCACGCAGGACGAGGTCGCAAGCGAAAGCGACATCGATTACCTGACGGGCCTTTCCGGGTCTGGCCCGGCATTTCCCGCATTGTTGGCTACCGCAATGATGAACGATGCCGTGGCGCGCGGACTTAGTCCGGAGATCGCTCAGCGCGCGGTGACCGCGGTCCTCATCGGCGCGGGCCGCCTGCTTGAACGTCGCGACGAATGTCCCACCGATACGGTCGAAGCATTTGTCAGCTATCGCGGCACCACCGCGGCCGCCATCGAGGCAATGCGCGCTGCCGGTTTCGAGACCGCGGTCACGGCCGGGCTCGTCGCCGCGCTCAAGAAATCGGTGAGTATGGGACAGGGTTCCTGA
- a CDS encoding TetR/AcrR family transcriptional regulator has protein sequence MEHVANDSGWRGSQEGWLEAAYESLLEGGVDSVKILPLAKRLNLSRTSFYWFFKDREELLAALIGRWREKNTGNIVKQSEAYAESLAEAMLNVFDCWLNKDLFDSKFEFAVRSWALQSEDILAEVQRADQVRLEALKRMFIRFGHSEITADVRARTTYLVQIGYISMQTQEDIATRMKRIPEYIAIYTGQVPVQRELDRFFSRHGYKPEAKG, from the coding sequence ATGGAGCACGTTGCAAACGATAGCGGCTGGCGCGGATCGCAGGAGGGATGGCTGGAGGCGGCCTACGAGTCCCTGCTGGAAGGCGGGGTGGACTCGGTAAAGATTCTGCCATTGGCAAAGAGGCTCAATCTGTCGCGAACGAGCTTCTATTGGTTCTTCAAGGACCGGGAAGAACTGTTGGCAGCGCTCATCGGTCGGTGGCGGGAAAAGAATACCGGCAACATCGTGAAGCAGTCCGAGGCGTACGCGGAATCCCTGGCTGAAGCGATGCTCAACGTATTCGATTGCTGGCTGAACAAGGACCTATTCGACTCGAAGTTTGAATTTGCCGTGCGCAGCTGGGCACTCCAGTCCGAAGACATCTTGGCGGAAGTTCAGCGCGCCGATCAGGTCCGATTGGAAGCCCTCAAACGTATGTTCATCCGTTTCGGTCATTCGGAGATCACTGCCGATGTCCGCGCCCGCACGACCTACCTCGTTCAGATCGGCTACATCTCGATGCAGACTCAGGAGGATATCGCAACCCGCATGAAGCGGATCCCCGAGTACATCGCGATCTATACGGGCCAAGTGCCTGTGCAAAGGGAGCTTGATCGCTTTTTTTCGCGGCACGGCTACAAACCCGAGGCGAAAGGCTAA
- a CDS encoding NADH:flavin oxidoreductase: MSNDPLLQPYQLKHLTLRNRIIVTAHEPAYPEDGMPKERYRGYTVERAKGGVALTMTAGSAAVSKDSPPVFNNLLAYKDEIVPWIRQMTDAVHEEGAAIMIQLTHLGRRTRWDKGDWLPVVAPSHHREASHRAFPKKIEDWDIERIIKDFADAAERMKAGGMDGVELEAYGHLLDQFTSPLTNELDGPYGGSLDNRMRFCFDVLKAIRTRVGDKFILGVRYTADECLPGGTGKAEGLEISKRLKESGLIDYLNVIRGHIDTDAGLTDVIPIQGMANSPHLDFAGEIRAATNFPTFHAAKIPDVATARHAIASGKVDMVGMTRAHMTDPHIVRKIIEKREDDIRPCVGANYCLDRIYQGGAAYCIHNAATGRELTMPHTIAKADRRKKIVIVGAGPAGLEAARVAGERGHEVVVFEAANDPGGQIRLTAQSERRREMISIIDWRMSQCEKLGVAFHFNTWAEAETVEAERPDVVIIATGGLPHTDVLSKGNELVVSAWDIISGDVKPGTNVLVFDDAGDHAGLQAAEFLANAGAKVEIMTPDRSFAPEVMAMNLVPYMRSLQKRDVTFTVTYRLDAVEREGNQLIAHVGSDYGGVAKQRMVDQVVINHGTIPLDDLYFELKPASSNLGEMSHDQLIAGEQQSVARNPQGKFQLFRIGDAVAARNTHAAIYDALRLLKDI; encoded by the coding sequence ATGTCGAACGACCCCCTCCTCCAGCCCTATCAGCTCAAGCACTTGACGCTGCGCAATCGCATCATCGTGACGGCGCACGAACCGGCCTATCCTGAGGACGGCATGCCGAAGGAGCGCTACCGCGGCTATACGGTGGAAAGGGCAAAGGGCGGTGTAGCTCTGACGATGACCGCGGGCTCTGCCGCTGTTTCGAAGGACAGCCCGCCCGTGTTCAACAACCTGCTCGCCTACAAGGATGAGATCGTGCCGTGGATCAGGCAGATGACCGACGCTGTGCACGAGGAGGGTGCGGCGATCATGATCCAGCTTACCCATCTCGGTCGGCGCACGCGGTGGGACAAGGGTGACTGGCTCCCGGTTGTCGCTCCCTCCCATCACCGCGAAGCGTCGCACCGCGCCTTCCCCAAGAAGATCGAAGACTGGGACATCGAGAGGATCATCAAGGATTTCGCCGATGCGGCCGAGCGCATGAAGGCGGGCGGCATGGATGGCGTTGAACTGGAGGCCTACGGTCACCTGCTCGATCAGTTCACCTCGCCCCTCACGAACGAGCTTGATGGACCTTACGGGGGCTCGCTCGACAACCGCATGCGTTTCTGTTTCGATGTCCTGAAGGCGATCCGGACGCGTGTCGGAGATAAATTCATCCTCGGCGTGCGCTACACGGCCGACGAATGTCTTCCCGGCGGGACCGGCAAGGCGGAAGGCTTAGAAATCTCGAAGCGCCTCAAGGAAAGCGGGCTTATCGATTACCTGAACGTTATCCGCGGGCATATCGATACGGACGCCGGTCTCACCGACGTGATCCCGATCCAGGGCATGGCAAACTCCCCTCACCTCGATTTCGCCGGCGAGATCCGCGCTGCCACCAATTTCCCGACCTTTCATGCTGCGAAGATTCCGGATGTCGCCACCGCGCGCCATGCGATCGCGTCCGGCAAGGTCGACATGGTGGGGATGACCCGCGCCCATATGACCGATCCGCATATCGTCCGGAAGATCATCGAGAAGCGCGAGGACGACATTCGGCCCTGCGTCGGCGCGAACTACTGTCTCGACCGCATCTACCAGGGCGGCGCCGCCTACTGCATCCACAATGCCGCGACCGGACGCGAGCTGACGATGCCGCACACCATCGCGAAGGCGGACCGTCGCAAGAAGATCGTCATCGTCGGCGCCGGGCCCGCCGGTCTCGAGGCGGCGCGTGTGGCCGGCGAGCGCGGTCACGAGGTCGTGGTCTTCGAAGCGGCTAACGATCCGGGAGGGCAGATCCGGCTCACCGCTCAAAGCGAGCGCCGCCGGGAGATGATCAGCATCATCGACTGGCGCATGAGCCAGTGCGAGAAGCTAGGCGTCGCCTTCCATTTCAACACTTGGGCGGAGGCTGAGACCGTAGAGGCCGAAAGGCCGGACGTCGTCATCATCGCGACAGGCGGACTTCCGCACACGGACGTCCTCTCAAAGGGAAACGAACTCGTCGTCTCCGCCTGGGACATCATTTCGGGCGACGTCAAGCCGGGAACCAACGTCCTCGTCTTCGACGACGCCGGCGACCATGCCGGCCTGCAGGCCGCGGAATTCCTCGCCAATGCCGGCGCCAAGGTCGAGATTATGACCCCCGACCGCTCCTTCGCGCCGGAAGTCATGGCCATGAACCTCGTGCCCTATATGCGCTCCTTGCAAAAACGGGACGTTACCTTCACCGTCACCTATAGGCTGGATGCGGTTGAACGCGAAGGCAACCAGCTGATCGCCCATGTCGGCAGTGACTATGGCGGCGTTGCCAAGCAGCGCATGGTGGATCAGGTGGTGATCAACCACGGCACCATTCCGCTTGATGACCTGTACTTCGAGCTGAAGCCCGCCTCAAGCAATCTCGGAGAGATGTCGCACGATCAGCTGATCGCCGGGGAGCAGCAGTCTGTCGCGCGTAACCCGCAAGGCAAATTCCAGCTCTTCCGCATCGGCGATGCGGTCGCGGCGCGCAACACGCACGCAGCGATCTACGACGCCCTTCGGCTTCTCAAGGATATCTGA
- a CDS encoding dimethylsulfoniopropionate lyase gives MTRRSEALQLFVNAAFVALDQFAQAPQSRRSIRQIFSALEVPGAQRSGPGSRLPVCSHLDTVLAIDTEHDSLQSLVDRFKAIEPLLEWRRRSNYDGSASDNFHDGHANAMIIGPRGLEERTDVWIGITLMAPHVRYPDHNHPPEEVYLVLSDGAFRQGDGPWFRPGFGGSFYNEPGIKHAMRSFEKPFLAFWALLADRPA, from the coding sequence ATGACACGTCGAAGTGAAGCCCTTCAGTTGTTCGTCAATGCCGCTTTCGTGGCCCTTGACCAATTCGCACAGGCTCCGCAATCGCGCCGCTCGATTCGGCAGATCTTTTCTGCGCTTGAGGTTCCGGGCGCGCAAAGGTCTGGCCCCGGAAGCCGGCTGCCCGTCTGTTCCCACCTCGACACGGTGCTGGCGATCGATACGGAACACGATTCGCTCCAAAGTCTGGTCGATCGCTTCAAGGCGATCGAGCCGCTGCTCGAATGGCGCCGGCGCTCGAATTATGACGGTTCGGCGAGTGATAATTTCCACGACGGCCATGCGAATGCGATGATCATCGGACCTCGTGGCCTCGAAGAGCGCACGGATGTGTGGATCGGCATAACGCTGATGGCACCTCACGTCCGCTACCCAGACCACAATCATCCACCAGAGGAAGTCTACCTCGTCCTTTCGGATGGAGCGTTTCGTCAGGGCGACGGGCCATGGTTCAGGCCGGGTTTTGGCGGCTCATTTTACAACGAGCCCGGTATCAAACATGCGATGCGCTCCTTCGAGAAGCCATTCCTGGCTTTCTGGGCGCTGCTTGCAGACCGCCCGGCGTGA
- a CDS encoding electron transfer flavoprotein subunit beta/FixA family protein, with the protein MKILVTVKRVVDFNVKIRVKADGTGVELANVKMSMNPFDEISVEEALRLKEAGKASEVVVVSVGPAKAEETLRTALAMGADRAILVETEDQVEPLAVAKIVKGVAEAEAPGLIIVGKQAIDDDSNQTGQMLPALLGWAQGTFASKVEIGDGKVNVTREVDGGLQTVELKLPAVVTTDLRLNEPRYASLPNIMKAKKKPLDKKTPADFGVDTSPRLKVLKTEEPSGRKAGIKVKSAAELVEKLKSEAGVL; encoded by the coding sequence ATGAAAATCCTAGTAACGGTGAAGCGGGTCGTCGACTTTAACGTCAAGATCCGGGTGAAGGCGGATGGCACCGGCGTCGAGCTTGCCAATGTCAAGATGTCGATGAACCCGTTCGACGAGATCTCGGTCGAAGAGGCACTGCGCTTGAAGGAAGCCGGCAAGGCGAGCGAAGTGGTGGTGGTGTCGGTCGGCCCGGCCAAGGCCGAGGAGACGCTCAGGACCGCGCTCGCCATGGGGGCCGACCGGGCGATCCTGGTCGAAACCGAAGACCAGGTCGAGCCGCTCGCCGTTGCCAAGATCGTCAAGGGCGTGGCCGAGGCCGAAGCGCCGGGGCTGATCATCGTCGGCAAGCAGGCGATCGACGACGATAGCAATCAGACCGGCCAGATGCTGCCGGCGCTCTTGGGCTGGGCCCAGGGCACCTTTGCCTCCAAGGTCGAGATCGGTGACGGCAAGGTCAATGTCACCCGCGAGGTCGACGGCGGCCTGCAGACGGTCGAACTAAAGCTGCCGGCGGTGGTCACCACCGATCTGCGTCTGAACGAGCCGCGTTATGCCTCGCTGCCGAACATCATGAAGGCGAAGAAGAAGCCGCTCGACAAGAAGACCCCGGCCGATTTCGGCGTCGACACGAGCCCGCGGCTGAAGGTGTTGAAGACCGAAGAGCCGTCGGGCCGCAAGGCCGGCATCAAGGTCAAGTCGGCCGCCGAGCTCGTCGAGAAGCTCAAGAGCGAAGCCGGCGTTCTGTAA
- a CDS encoding electron transfer flavoprotein subunit alpha/FixB family protein, giving the protein MAILLLADHDNTNLSDQTAKALTAATKIGGDVHILVAGSGAKAVAEQAAKLAGVAKVLVADDASLAHNLAEPLAATIVSLAGGYDTLIAAATSVGKNVMPRVAALLDVAQVSEIIEVVAADTYRRPIYAGNAIQTVQTSEAKRVITVRTAAFAAAQDGGSAAIETVSAAANPGVSSHVADALSSSDRPELTSARIIISGGRALGSSEKFKEVILPVADKLGAAVGASRAAVDAGYAPNDWQVGQTGKVVAPDLYIACGISGAIQHLAGMKDSKVIVAINKDEEAPIFQVADYGLVADLFDVLPELERQI; this is encoded by the coding sequence ATGGCCATTCTGCTTCTGGCTGACCACGACAATACCAACCTTTCCGACCAGACGGCCAAAGCGCTGACGGCGGCTACCAAGATCGGCGGTGACGTCCACATTCTCGTCGCCGGTTCGGGCGCCAAGGCCGTCGCCGAACAGGCGGCGAAGCTTGCCGGTGTCGCCAAGGTGCTCGTCGCCGACGACGCCTCGCTCGCCCACAATCTCGCCGAGCCGCTGGCCGCCACGATCGTCTCGCTTGCCGGCGGCTACGACACGCTCATCGCCGCCGCCACCTCGGTCGGCAAGAACGTCATGCCGCGGGTTGCCGCCCTGCTCGACGTCGCCCAGGTCTCGGAAATCATCGAGGTGGTTGCGGCCGACACCTATCGGCGGCCGATCTATGCCGGCAACGCCATCCAGACGGTGCAGACGAGCGAAGCCAAGCGGGTGATCACCGTGCGCACCGCCGCCTTTGCCGCGGCTCAGGATGGCGGCTCGGCCGCGATCGAGACGGTCTCGGCCGCCGCCAATCCCGGCGTTTCGAGCCATGTTGCCGATGCGCTGTCGTCGTCCGACCGGCCGGAACTGACCTCGGCGAGGATCATCATCTCTGGCGGCCGGGCGCTCGGCTCGTCGGAAAAGTTCAAGGAAGTGATCCTGCCGGTCGCCGACAAGCTCGGTGCCGCCGTCGGTGCCTCGCGTGCCGCCGTCGATGCCGGTTACGCCCCGAACGATTGGCAGGTCGGCCAGACCGGCAAGGTGGTCGCCCCCGACCTCTACATCGCCTGCGGCATCTCCGGCGCCATCCAGCACCTGGCCGGCATGAAGGATTCCAAGGTGATCGTCGCCATCAACAAGGACGAGGAGGCGCCGATCTTCCAGGTCGCCGACTACGGCCTCGTCGCCGACCTCTTCGACGTCCTGCCGGAACTTGAAAGACAAATTTGA
- a CDS encoding B12-binding domain-containing radical SAM protein: MAHPSEARGKRFQLILIKPSHYDDDGYVIRWWRAMIPSNSLAALYGIAADCAERKVLGPDVSIDITVLDETNTRIDFPALMRVFSRHGDFGMVALVGVQSNQYPRALDIARPFREAGIPVAIGGFHVSGCLAMLDGKAVELDACREMGISMFAGEAEGRLETVLRDAATGKLEPIYNFMSDLPGLGGTPVPFLPKENVAHTLGLSTSFDAGRGCPYQCSFCTIINVQGRRSRFRSADDIEKLVRMNWAQGVHKFFITDDNFARNKDWEATFDRLIELREKDGIPLGLMIQVDVLCHKIPNFIEKAKRAGVTRVFIGLENINPDNLTAAKKNQNKITEYRKMLLAWKAQGIMTLAGYILGFPADTPETIRRDIAIIQHELPVDIIEFFILTPLPGSEDHQKLWKNGAEMEADLNVYDVEHVCAAHPRMSREAWEDIYREAWRLYYTPEHMKTLLRRAAATGVPLPSLVKLLVSFATMVPLENVHPLQSGLLRLKRPSERRPGMKRVHPLIFWPQFLWETVRKHVALAGTIIRLTAAAYRIFRDPASRVYMDQALTPVGADEEEALELFTKTAGGTAAVAHVKKVNALTHATSASSELRG, translated from the coding sequence GTGGCGCATCCTTCGGAAGCTAGGGGAAAGCGTTTCCAGCTCATCCTGATCAAGCCATCTCACTATGATGACGATGGCTACGTGATCCGCTGGTGGCGCGCGATGATCCCGTCGAACTCGCTCGCGGCGCTTTATGGCATCGCCGCGGACTGCGCCGAGCGCAAAGTGCTTGGTCCAGACGTTTCCATCGATATCACAGTGCTCGACGAGACGAATACGCGGATCGATTTCCCTGCCCTTATGCGTGTGTTTAGCCGACATGGTGATTTCGGCATGGTGGCGCTTGTCGGGGTGCAATCCAACCAGTATCCGCGCGCACTCGATATTGCACGGCCGTTCCGCGAGGCTGGTATACCCGTTGCCATCGGCGGCTTTCATGTGTCGGGCTGTCTTGCCATGCTCGATGGCAAGGCAGTGGAACTCGACGCCTGCCGGGAGATGGGCATTTCCATGTTTGCCGGTGAGGCAGAGGGCCGTCTTGAAACGGTGCTGCGCGATGCGGCAACCGGCAAGCTGGAGCCGATTTATAACTTTATGAGCGACTTGCCGGGTCTTGGCGGCACGCCGGTGCCGTTCCTGCCGAAGGAAAATGTCGCTCATACGCTCGGCCTCAGCACGAGCTTTGATGCCGGGCGCGGCTGTCCCTATCAGTGTTCGTTCTGCACGATCATCAACGTGCAGGGGCGCAGGTCGCGGTTCCGCTCGGCCGACGACATCGAGAAACTCGTGCGGATGAACTGGGCGCAGGGCGTCCACAAATTCTTCATCACCGACGATAATTTTGCCCGCAACAAGGATTGGGAGGCCACCTTCGACCGGCTGATCGAACTGCGGGAGAAGGACGGTATTCCGCTCGGCCTGATGATCCAGGTCGATGTGCTCTGCCATAAGATCCCGAATTTCATCGAGAAGGCAAAGCGGGCCGGCGTTACCCGTGTTTTCATCGGCCTCGAGAACATCAATCCGGACAACCTGACCGCTGCAAAGAAGAACCAGAACAAGATCACCGAATACCGCAAGATGCTGCTCGCCTGGAAGGCGCAGGGCATCATGACGCTCGCGGGCTATATCCTCGGCTTTCCGGCGGATACGCCCGAGACCATCCGGCGCGACATCGCCATCATCCAACACGAACTGCCGGTCGATATCATCGAATTCTTCATTCTCACGCCGCTGCCGGGCTCGGAGGATCACCAGAAGCTCTGGAAGAACGGTGCCGAGATGGAGGCCGATCTCAACGTCTATGATGTCGAGCATGTGTGCGCGGCGCATCCGAGGATGAGCCGGGAGGCGTGGGAAGACATCTACCGCGAGGCATGGCGGCTCTATTACACGCCGGAGCACATGAAGACTCTGCTACGCCGCGCGGCCGCGACGGGCGTGCCGCTTCCAAGTCTTGTCAAGCTGCTCGTTTCCTTTGCGACGATGGTACCGCTTGAAAACGTCCATCCGCTGCAGAGCGGCCTTCTGCGCCTGAAGCGGCCGTCGGAGCGGCGGCCGGGCATGAAGCGGGTCCATCCGCTGATCTTCTGGCCGCAGTTTCTATGGGAAACGGTGCGCAAGCATGTGGCGCTCGCGGGTACGATCATCCGGTTGACTGCCGCCGCCTACAGGATCTTCCGCGATCCGGCTTCGAGGGTCTACATGGATCAGGCGTTGACGCCGGTCGGAGCCGACGAAGAGGAGGCGCTTGAACTGTTCACCAAGACTGCCGGCGGCACGGCAGCGGTGGCGCATGTGAAGAAGGTCAACGCGCTCACCCATGCCACTTCGGCGTCATCAGAGCTCCGCGGTTGA